A segment of the Desulfonauticus submarinus genome:
CTTATTTTAAATGATTTTGTGGTTTCTACTTTATCTTATTTTGATGCCAAAGGAAAAGACCCTGAAAATGTCTATCTTGGCTTTATTGCTGGAATGTTAATTGGACTGGAGCCAGAATATAAAGTTACCACTAACAGAGAAAGTGGGTATGGCAGATATGATGTAATGGTAAAACCAAAAGACAAACAAAAACCAGCCTTTATTTTAGAGCTTAAGAGTTTAAACAAAACCAAACACAAAGATCCTAAAAAAGCCATTCAAGAAGCCTTAAAGCAAATAAATGACAGAGGCTATGAAAAGGAACTCTTAGCCCAAGGTTATAACAACATCACCAAACTCGCCATTGTCTCTGATGGAAAAGAAGTCTGGGTTAAGGAAGATGAATAACTATCCAACCAAATCTACAAAATACTTTTAATTTGAGATAGTTTTAAAATAAGTCCATTTGGTCTGCAATTAGCAAGTTTTTTTAAGTTACCTCTCCATCTAAAAGAACGTTTATCTCCTGCAAACAAAATTGTCTTCCAGCCCCTTAAAAAAGCAGGCCAAATATCTTTTAACCTATCATTACCAATATATAAAATTTCTTCTGGAGAACAATTATCAAGCACCTTTTCTAATTTTTCAAAAAGAAAAATATCTGGCTTTGCCCTGCCTTCTAAGTAAGACCAAACGCACATATCCAAACTAAAGCCCAAGGACTGTAAGTCCTTGCCCAAAAGTGTCTCTAAAATCAGTGGGGTATAAAACTGAGCATTTGAAATAATACCTAAACGAATTCCTTTTTGTTTTAACCAAATCAACACATCTATTAAATCTGGCATTGGCCAGCAAGGATTTACAGCTAATTCATAATATAGAGTAAATTTTTGTATTTCTTTTCTATTTAGTTGGATACTTATTCTATCTAAAAATAATTCCCAAATCTCCAAAATATTTACTTCGGGATATAAAATTCCTTTTTCTTTTTTTTGTTGATGGTCATTTAAAATAATATCATAAAATATATTCCATAATTTTTCTTTAGTAAAAGATATATTTTTTATTTTAAAAAATTTAAAAGTATTATAAAGAGCATCTACACACTTTACTTCACAACCTATATCTCCTGCTCCTGAAATTAAAATAGTTCCATAAACATCAAAAATTACAGCTTTAATACCTTTGAAATTAATTTGTTGAATGTCGGGTAATAAACTTGAGTCTACTTTTAAAGGAATAAGCGGCTTGCTATTTTTTAAAATCAAATCTTTTAAAGAATTTATTTCCATAAATTACCATTTAATATTTAATTTACATATCTAAAAAATAAAAAATCAATGTATTATTAAAAGCTTAAATCTTTGAGGCGATAAAAATAATTTTAACAAAACCATACCATCTAAAGATGATAAAGAAGAAGCTGACGACAATCCTACTTTATTATAAATTGTACATAGACGCTTTTTATAAGATAGATAACCAAACTTTTTTTCTATATATCTTTTATTTTCTTCAATTTTATCTTGTCTTAATTCCAAAGAAAACAAAAGCCTATTTGTTTTATCCTTTAAAATACTTTTTAAAACATATTCTTGAAGATCTTCATCTAAACAACCAAAATCTATTTTATTATCTTTTACCCAAGAAGACCAAGTCAAATCAAAGTCGTCCTTTTTAGGAGTTAAGCCATAAGCCCTAAAACTGTATTGAAGACCCTTTTGTAATTTTTCCCAAATCAAATTAGAATCTAACCATTCTAAAGGAATATCTAGTCTTTGATAAAGATTTTCTAAAAAAACACCTTTTTGTTTAAAATCTAAAGTTATTTCAGGCAAATCTCGACCTGCCAGAGGCTTATTTTTCAGCCATGGCTCTAAAAATACTAAACCAAAGCCTTCGCTTACACTAGTTGTAAGTAATACATCTGCACTATTTAATACATTTTCAAAACCATACTTAGCAGCTAACTCAAAATAAACATTTTTTATATTTTTTGTGTGAACAAATTTTTTCCATCTCAAAAAAAATGGCCAAAATCTAGGGTTTTCAGGCACTCTTGTAGTAGCAAAAATATCATCTTGATAAATAATTGCCCAAAAAATAAATTCGCCTATATTTTTTCTTCTAATTGCCCTTGTAGGATACAACCAAAAACGCTTATTGGGAAAAATCTCTTTTTTAGACCTAGGGGTAAAAGAATTAAAAGCAACAGGATTGGGCAAAAAATGAACATTTTTTTCAGGCGCGCCAGCTCTTTGCAAAAAATGAACATCTCTTTGATTTAATAGGGCATAATGAATGTGTTCTCCAATAGGATACAAAAATTTAGCCAAAAGCTCCCTCTTATTTTCTCCTATTTTATCAAGCATTGCTTGATAGTTATTTGCCCTACCATCTTCTGGAAAATCATGCACTTGCAAAAGCAAAGGGTATCCTTTTTGAGCCAATTTC
Coding sequences within it:
- a CDS encoding PD-(D/E)XK nuclease domain-containing protein, translating into LILNDFVVSTLSYFDAKGKDPENVYLGFIAGMLIGLEPEYKVTTNRESGYGRYDVMVKPKDKQKPAFILELKSLNKTKHKDPKKAIQEALKQINDRGYEKELLAQGYNNITKLAIVSDGKEVWVKEDE
- a CDS encoding glycosyltransferase family 4 protein gives rise to the protein MMKVAIVHYHLKKGGVTSVILNTLLSCSSEVKFLILVGERPEVPVSSNWIEIPGLAYEDKRPDISVSNLVSQMEQACKDFFGTLPDLWHFHNHCLGKNLLVPKVVWKLAQKGYPLLLQVHDFPEDGRANNYQAMLDKIGENKRELLAKFLYPIGEHIHYALLNQRDVHFLQRAGAPEKNVHFLPNPVAFNSFTPRSKKEIFPNKRFWLYPTRAIRRKNIGEFIFWAIIYQDDIFATTRVPENPRFWPFFLRWKKFVHTKNIKNVYFELAAKYGFENVLNSADVLLTTSVSEGFGLVFLEPWLKNKPLAGRDLPEITLDFKQKGVFLENLYQRLDIPLEWLDSNLIWEKLQKGLQYSFRAYGLTPKKDDFDLTWSSWVKDNKIDFGCLDEDLQEYVLKSILKDKTNRLLFSLELRQDKIEENKRYIEKKFGYLSYKKRLCTIYNKVGLSSASSLSSLDGMVLLKLFLSPQRFKLLIIH
- a CDS encoding HAD family hydrolase, with protein sequence MEINSLKDLILKNSKPLIPLKVDSSLLPDIQQINFKGIKAVIFDVYGTILISGAGDIGCEVKCVDALYNTFKFFKIKNISFTKEKLWNIFYDIILNDHQQKKEKGILYPEVNILEIWELFLDRISIQLNRKEIQKFTLYYELAVNPCWPMPDLIDVLIWLKQKGIRLGIISNAQFYTPLILETLLGKDLQSLGFSLDMCVWSYLEGRAKPDIFLFEKLEKVLDNCSPEEILYIGNDRLKDIWPAFLRGWKTILFAGDKRSFRWRGNLKKLANCRPNGLILKLSQIKSIL